In a single window of the Heliangelus exortis chromosome 1, bHelExo1.hap1, whole genome shotgun sequence genome:
- the SERTM1 gene encoding serine-rich and transmembrane domain-containing protein 1, which translates to MSELDISSGFVGNMENGTFLELYPTSLSTSVDSSPGRLSNVYVYVSIFLSLLAFLLLLLIIALQRLKNIISSSSSYPEYNSDGGSSFTNLEVCSISSQRSALSNLSS; encoded by the coding sequence atgtcAGAACTCGACATTTCATCCGGATTTGTAGGAAACATGGAAAACGGGACTTTTCTGGAGCTGTATCCCACATCCCTTTCAACTTCAGTGGATTCATCTCCTGGCCGTTTATCCAACGTCTATGTCTATGTTTCTATATTCCTTAGTCTCTtggcttttctccttttattaTTGATCATTGCACTTCAGAGGCTGAAAAACATCATTTCTTCCAGTTCCTCCTACCCAGAATATAATAGTGACGGTGGAAGCTCTTTCACTAATTTAGAGGTCTGTAGTATTTCATCCCAGCGCTCTGCTCTCTCAAACCTTTCTTCATGA